In Streptomyces sp. NBC_00704, a genomic segment contains:
- the smc gene encoding chromosome segregation protein SMC, with protein MHLKALTLRGFKSFASATTLRFEPGITCVVGPNGSGKSNVVDALSWVMGEQGAKSLRGGKMEDVIFAGTTGRPPLGRAEVSLTIDNSDGALPIEYAEVTITRIMFRNGGSEYQINGDTCRLLDIQDLLSDSGIGREMHVIVGQGQLDSVLHADPMGRRAFIEEAAGVLKHRKRKEKALRKLDAMQANLARVQDLTDELRRQLKPLGRQAAVARRAAVIQADLRDARLRLLADDLVTLREALRGEIADEAALKERKDAAEQELRKALQRESLLEDEVRRLTPRLHRAQQTWYELSQLAERVRGTISLADARVKSATSAPPEERRGRDPEDMEREAARVREQEAELEAALEAARHALDDTVAHRADLERELAGEERRLKDVARAIADRREGLARLNGQVNAARSRAASAQAEIDRLAAARDEAQERAAAAQEEYETLKAEVDGLDADDHELGERHETARVRLAEAEAALAEAREATTAAERSRAATRARRDALALGLRRKDGTGVLLGARDRLSGLLGPAAELLTVTPGHEVALAAAFGAAADAVAVATPASAADAIRLLRKQDAGRAALLLSGAADEPPGERRGDGPPWAADLVRGPAELMPAVRRLLRGIVVVGTLEDAEDLVYGRPDLVAVTAEGDLLGAHFAHGGSAGAPSLLEVQASVDEADAELEELAVRCEHLARAQSAAGERRARCAALVEELGERRRAADREKSAVAQQLGRLAGQARGAAGEAERSAAAAARAQDALDRAVEEAEELAERLAVAEEMPVEEEPDTSVRDRLAADGANARQTEMEARLQVRTHEERVKGLAGRADSLDRAARTEREARARAEQRRARLRHEAAVAQAVASGARQLLAHVEVSLGRAQEERVAADAAKARREQELAAARTAGRDLKAELDKLTDSVHRGEVLGAEKRLRIEQLETKALEEFGVEPAGLVSEYGPQLPVPPSPPAEGEELPEDPEHPRNRPRAFVRAEQEKRLRAAERAYQQLGKVNPLALEEFSALEERHQFLSEQLEDLKKTRTDLLQVVREVDERVEQVFTEAFRDTAREFEGVFGRLFPGGEGRLVLTDPDNMLTTGVDVEARPPGKRVKRLSLLSGGERSLTAVAMLVSIFKARPSPFYVMDEVEAALDDTNLQRLIRIMQELQEASQLIVITHQKRTMEVADALYGVSMQGDGVSKVISQRLR; from the coding sequence GTGCACCTCAAGGCCCTGACCCTCCGGGGATTCAAGTCGTTCGCCTCGGCGACCACCCTCCGGTTCGAACCGGGCATCACCTGCGTCGTGGGTCCGAACGGCTCGGGCAAGTCCAATGTGGTCGACGCGCTCAGCTGGGTCATGGGGGAACAGGGCGCCAAGTCCCTGCGCGGCGGCAAGATGGAGGACGTCATCTTCGCCGGCACCACCGGCCGCCCCCCGCTGGGCCGCGCCGAGGTGTCGCTGACCATCGACAACTCCGACGGGGCGCTGCCCATCGAGTACGCCGAGGTCACCATCACGCGGATCATGTTCCGCAACGGCGGCAGCGAGTACCAGATCAACGGCGACACCTGCCGCCTGCTCGACATCCAGGACCTGCTGTCCGACTCCGGCATCGGCCGCGAGATGCACGTCATCGTCGGCCAGGGCCAGCTCGACTCCGTCCTGCACGCCGATCCGATGGGCCGCCGCGCCTTCATCGAGGAGGCCGCGGGCGTCCTCAAGCACCGCAAGCGCAAGGAGAAGGCGCTGCGCAAGCTGGACGCGATGCAGGCCAACCTCGCGCGCGTGCAGGACCTCACCGACGAACTGCGGCGCCAGCTCAAGCCCCTCGGCCGCCAGGCGGCCGTCGCCCGCCGGGCCGCCGTCATCCAGGCCGACCTGCGCGACGCCCGGCTGCGCCTCCTCGCCGACGACCTCGTCACACTGCGCGAGGCCCTGCGCGGCGAGATCGCCGACGAGGCCGCCCTCAAGGAGCGCAAGGACGCCGCCGAGCAGGAGCTGCGCAAGGCGCTGCAACGCGAGTCCCTCCTGGAGGACGAGGTCCGCCGCCTCACGCCCCGGCTGCACCGCGCCCAGCAGACCTGGTACGAGCTGTCCCAGCTCGCCGAGCGCGTCCGCGGCACGATCTCGCTCGCCGACGCGCGGGTCAAGAGCGCCACCTCGGCGCCCCCCGAGGAGCGGCGCGGCCGCGACCCCGAGGACATGGAACGCGAGGCCGCCCGCGTCCGCGAGCAGGAGGCCGAGCTGGAGGCCGCCCTCGAAGCCGCCCGGCACGCCCTGGACGACACCGTCGCCCACCGCGCCGACCTGGAGCGTGAACTCGCCGGGGAGGAACGCCGGCTAAAGGACGTGGCCCGCGCGATCGCCGACCGGCGCGAGGGGCTGGCCCGTCTGAACGGGCAGGTCAACGCCGCCCGCTCGCGCGCCGCGTCCGCCCAGGCCGAGATCGACCGGCTGGCCGCCGCCCGCGACGAGGCACAGGAGCGCGCCGCCGCCGCGCAGGAGGAGTACGAGACGCTGAAGGCCGAGGTCGACGGCCTCGACGCCGACGACCACGAACTGGGGGAGCGGCACGAGACGGCCAGGGTGCGGCTCGCCGAGGCGGAGGCCGCCCTCGCCGAGGCCCGTGAGGCGACCACGGCCGCCGAGCGCAGCCGCGCCGCGACCCGGGCCCGCCGCGACGCCCTCGCGCTCGGACTGCGCCGCAAGGACGGCACCGGCGTGCTGCTGGGCGCGCGGGACCGGCTGAGCGGCCTGCTCGGTCCCGCCGCCGAACTCCTCACGGTGACCCCGGGACACGAGGTCGCCCTCGCGGCCGCCTTCGGGGCGGCCGCGGACGCGGTGGCCGTGGCGACGCCGGCGTCGGCGGCCGACGCGATCCGCCTGCTGCGCAAGCAGGACGCCGGCCGGGCCGCGCTGCTGCTGAGCGGCGCCGCCGACGAGCCGCCCGGGGAACGGCGCGGCGACGGTCCGCCCTGGGCCGCCGACCTCGTGCGGGGCCCCGCCGAGCTGATGCCCGCCGTGCGCCGGCTGCTGCGCGGGATCGTCGTCGTCGGCACCCTGGAGGACGCCGAGGACCTCGTCTACGGCCGTCCCGACCTCGTCGCCGTCACCGCCGAGGGCGATCTGCTGGGGGCGCACTTCGCGCACGGCGGGTCGGCCGGGGCGCCCAGTCTGCTGGAGGTGCAGGCGTCGGTCGACGAGGCCGACGCCGAGCTGGAGGAACTGGCGGTGCGGTGCGAGCACTTGGCGCGGGCGCAGAGCGCGGCCGGGGAGCGGCGCGCGCGGTGTGCCGCTCTCGTCGAGGAGCTGGGGGAGCGGCGGCGGGCCGCCGACCGGGAGAAGTCGGCCGTGGCGCAGCAGCTCGGGCGGCTCGCGGGCCAGGCGCGGGGCGCTGCGGGCGAGGCGGAGCGGTCCGCGGCGGCCGCGGCGCGGGCGCAGGACGCGCTGGACCGCGCCGTCGAGGAGGCCGAGGAGCTGGCCGAACGGCTGGCCGTGGCCGAGGAGATGCCGGTCGAGGAGGAGCCCGACACCTCGGTGCGCGACCGGCTCGCCGCGGACGGGGCGAACGCCCGGCAGACCGAGATGGAGGCACGGTTGCAGGTGCGCACCCACGAGGAGCGGGTCAAGGGGCTGGCCGGGCGGGCCGATTCCCTGGACCGGGCCGCGCGCACCGAACGCGAGGCACGCGCGCGTGCCGAGCAGCGGCGGGCGCGGCTGCGGCACGAGGCCGCCGTCGCGCAGGCCGTGGCCTCCGGTGCCCGTCAGCTGCTCGCCCATGTCGAGGTGTCCCTCGGGCGGGCGCAGGAGGAGCGCGTCGCGGCCGACGCCGCGAAGGCGCGCCGGGAGCAGGAGCTGGCCGCCGCCCGCACCGCGGGGCGTGATCTGAAGGCGGAACTCGACAAGTTGACGGATTCGGTTCACCGGGGCGAGGTACTCGGAGCGGAGAAGCGGCTGCGGATCGAGCAGCTGGAGACCAAGGCTCTGGAGGAGTTCGGTGTCGAACCGGCGGGACTCGTGTCGGAGTACGGTCCGCAGCTGCCGGTGCCGCCCTCGCCCCCCGCCGAGGGCGAGGAGCTGCCGGAGGATCCCGAGCACCCGCGCAACCGGCCGAGGGCGTTCGTCCGGGCGGAGCAGGAGAAGCGGCTCAGGGCCGCCGAGCGCGCCTACCAGCAGCTCGGCAAGGTCAACCCGCTGGCCCTGGAGGAGTTCTCCGCGCTGGAGGAGCGCCACCAGTTCCTCAGCGAGCAGCTGGAGGACCTCAAGAAGACCCGCACCGACCTGCTTCAGGTGGTCAGGGAGGTCGACGAGCGGGTGGAGCAGGTCTTCACCGAGGCGTTCCGGGACACCGCCCGCGAGTTCGAGGGCGTGTTCGGCCGGCTGTTCCCGGGCGGCGAGGGACGGCTGGTCCTGACCGACCCCGACAACATGCTCACCACGGGCGTCGACGTCGAGGCGCGGCCTCCCGGCAAGAGGGTCAAGCGGCTGAGCCTGCTCTCGGGCGGCGAGCGTTCGCTGACCGCCGTCGCGATGCTGGTGTCGATCTTCAAGGCCCGTCCGAGCCCGTTCTACGTCATGGACGAGGTCGAGGCGGCTCTCGACGACACCAACCTCCAGCGGCTGATCCGGATCATGCAGGAGTTGCAGGAGGCCTCGCAGCTGATCGTCATCACCCACCAGAAGCGCACGATGGAGGTCGCCGACGCGCTCTACGGCGTGTCCATGCAGGGCGACGGCGTGTCCAAGGTGATCAGTCAGCGGCTGCGCTGA
- a CDS encoding sugar porter family MFS transporter, whose protein sequence is MTSTAQAPKSGAATAHPDHLGHVIFIAAAAAMGGFLFGYDSSVINGAVEAIRDRYDVGSAALAQVIAIALIGCAIGAATAGRMADRIGRIRVMQIAAVLFTVSAVGSALPFALWDFALWRVVGGFAIGMASVIGPAYIAEVAPPAYRGRLGSFQQAAIVIGIAISQLVNWGLLNAAGGDQRGKLMGLEAWQVMLGVMVVPAVLYGLLSFAIPESPRFLISVGRRERARDILEEVEGDKIDLDARVAEIEHAMKSEHKSTFKDLLGGSFFFKPIVWVGIGLSVFQQFVGINVAFYYSSTLWQSVGVDPTESFFYSFTTSIINIIGTVIAMIFVDRVGRRPLALIGSVGMVVGLALEAWAFSFDLVDGKLPATQGWIALIAAHVFVLFFALSWGVVVWVFLGEMFPNRIRAAALGVAASAQWIANWAITASFPSLADWNLSGTYVIYTVFAALSIPFVLKYVKETKGKALEEMG, encoded by the coding sequence GTGACCAGCACAGCGCAGGCACCCAAGTCAGGAGCCGCGACGGCTCACCCCGATCATCTCGGGCATGTCATCTTCATCGCCGCGGCGGCCGCGATGGGCGGCTTCCTCTTCGGCTACGACAGCTCCGTGATCAACGGCGCCGTCGAGGCCATCCGCGACCGCTACGACGTGGGCTCCGCAGCCCTCGCGCAGGTCATCGCCATCGCCCTGATCGGCTGTGCCATCGGCGCGGCGACCGCCGGCCGCATGGCGGACCGCATCGGCCGCATCCGGGTCATGCAGATCGCCGCCGTCCTGTTCACGGTCAGCGCCGTCGGCTCGGCCCTGCCCTTCGCGCTGTGGGACTTCGCCCTGTGGCGGGTCGTCGGCGGCTTCGCCATCGGCATGGCCTCCGTGATCGGCCCCGCCTACATCGCCGAGGTCGCCCCGCCCGCCTACCGCGGCCGGCTCGGCTCCTTCCAGCAGGCCGCCATCGTCATCGGCATCGCGATCTCGCAGCTGGTCAACTGGGGTCTGCTCAACGCCGCCGGCGGCGACCAGCGCGGCAAGCTCATGGGCCTGGAGGCCTGGCAGGTCATGCTCGGCGTGATGGTCGTCCCGGCCGTCCTGTACGGACTGCTCTCCTTCGCCATCCCCGAGTCCCCGCGCTTCCTGATCTCCGTCGGCAGGCGTGAGCGGGCCCGCGACATCCTGGAAGAGGTCGAGGGCGACAAGATCGACCTGGACGCCCGCGTCGCCGAGATCGAGCACGCGATGAAGAGCGAGCACAAGTCCACCTTCAAGGACCTGCTCGGCGGCTCCTTCTTCTTCAAGCCGATCGTCTGGGTCGGCATCGGCCTGTCGGTCTTCCAGCAGTTCGTCGGCATCAACGTCGCCTTCTACTACTCCTCGACGCTGTGGCAGTCGGTCGGCGTCGACCCGACGGAGTCCTTCTTCTACTCCTTCACGACGTCGATCATCAACATCATCGGCACCGTCATCGCCATGATCTTCGTGGACCGGGTCGGCCGCAGGCCGCTCGCCCTCATCGGCTCGGTCGGCATGGTCGTCGGCCTCGCGCTGGAGGCCTGGGCGTTCTCCTTCGACCTCGTCGACGGCAAGCTCCCGGCCACCCAGGGCTGGATCGCCCTGATCGCCGCCCACGTGTTCGTCCTCTTCTTCGCCCTGTCGTGGGGCGTGGTCGTCTGGGTCTTCCTCGGCGAGATGTTCCCCAACCGGATCCGCGCCGCCGCCCTCGGCGTCGCCGCCTCCGCGCAGTGGATCGCCAACTGGGCCATCACCGCGAGCTTCCCGTCGCTGGCCGACTGGAACCTGTCCGGGACCTACGTGATCTACACCGTCTTCGCCGCGCTCTCCATCCCGTTCGTCCTCAAGTACGTCAAGGAGACGAAGGGCAAGGCACTGGAGGAGATGGGCTGA
- a CDS encoding LLM class flavin-dependent oxidoreductase: MPVTVVRFNLVAPGATRAELGARYRAALEMAAYADGHGVTTVQTEEHHGVENNWLPSPFTFAGAVLGATRRLAVTVSAVIGPLHDPLRLAEDIAVLDLLSGGRLVTVAGIGYRPEEYARAGVEWKRRGRLQDELLETVLRAWTGEEFEYRGRTVRVTPRPGTAPHPLLLVGGSSRAAARRAARLGLPFFPSAHLPELEAYYKERLVEYGTEGWTMMPAAETPLLHVAEDPDRAWAHYGGHFLHEARTYASWQSGEIRSAVRSGALTVDELRDEGVYRILTPDECVAQGLDNLVLHPLAGGMPVEEAWRSLRLFCERVLPRLGQ, translated from the coding sequence ATGCCCGTCACCGTGGTCCGGTTCAACCTCGTCGCGCCGGGCGCGACCCGCGCCGAGCTGGGCGCCCGTTACCGGGCCGCGCTGGAGATGGCCGCGTACGCGGACGGGCACGGGGTCACGACCGTGCAGACCGAGGAGCACCACGGCGTCGAGAACAACTGGCTGCCGTCCCCGTTCACGTTCGCGGGCGCGGTGCTGGGGGCGACCCGGCGGCTGGCGGTGACCGTCTCCGCCGTCATCGGCCCGCTGCACGACCCGCTGCGGCTCGCCGAGGACATCGCGGTGCTCGACCTGCTGAGCGGGGGCCGGCTGGTCACGGTGGCCGGGATCGGCTACCGGCCCGAGGAATACGCGCGCGCGGGCGTCGAGTGGAAGCGCCGGGGCCGGCTCCAGGACGAGTTGCTGGAGACCGTGCTGCGGGCGTGGACCGGCGAGGAGTTCGAGTACCGCGGCCGCACCGTACGGGTCACCCCGCGCCCGGGGACCGCGCCGCACCCCCTGCTGCTGGTCGGCGGCTCCTCGCGGGCCGCCGCCCGCCGGGCCGCCCGGCTGGGTCTGCCCTTCTTCCCCAGCGCGCATCTTCCGGAGCTGGAGGCGTACTACAAGGAGCGGCTGGTGGAGTACGGGACGGAGGGCTGGACGATGATGCCCGCCGCCGAGACCCCGCTGCTGCACGTGGCCGAGGACCCCGACCGGGCCTGGGCGCACTACGGCGGGCATTTCCTGCACGAGGCCAGGACGTACGCCTCGTGGCAGTCCGGGGAGATCCGCTCGGCGGTGCGCTCGGGCGCGCTCACGGTCGACGAGCTGCGCGACGAGGGCGTGTACCGGATCCTCACGCCGGACGAGTGCGTGGCGCAGGGGCTCGACAACCTCGTCCTGCATCCGCTGGCGGGCGGGATGCCGGTGGAGGAGGCCTGGCGGAGCCTGCGGCTGTTCTGCGAACGCGTGCTGCCCCGGCTCGGGCAGTGA
- the ftsY gene encoding signal recognition particle-docking protein FtsY — METVILAVVIAVVVLAVLGGLVVGSRRQKSLPPPPPTTPDITAPPTEPHVGDEAETPRDEPRRTIEEVDLPGGGATGTAVEEPPAPEVPELEIPEPTEGRLVRLRARLSRSQNALGKGLLTLLSREHLDEDTWEEIEDTLLTADVGVQPTQELVERLRERVRVLGTRTPEELRALLRDELLKLVGTDFDRTVKTEPADRKPGIVMVVGVNGTGKTTTTGKLARVLVADGRTVVLGAADTFRAAAADQLQTWGERVGAHTVRGPEAGDPASVAFDAVKEGKEMGVDVVLIDTAGRLHTKTGLMDELGKVKRVVEKHAPLDEVLLVLDATTGQNGLVQARVFAEVVDITGIVLTKLDGTAKGGIVVAVQRELGVPVKLVGLGEGADDLAPFEPEAFVDALIGD, encoded by the coding sequence ATGGAAACCGTCATCCTTGCTGTAGTCATCGCCGTGGTCGTGCTAGCGGTGCTCGGCGGGCTCGTCGTCGGCAGTCGACGGCAGAAGTCGCTGCCCCCGCCGCCCCCCACCACGCCCGACATCACCGCCCCGCCGACCGAGCCGCACGTCGGCGACGAGGCCGAGACGCCGCGCGACGAACCGCGCCGCACGATCGAGGAAGTGGACCTCCCCGGCGGCGGCGCGACCGGCACCGCCGTCGAGGAGCCGCCCGCTCCCGAGGTCCCCGAGCTCGAGATCCCGGAGCCGACGGAGGGCCGTCTGGTCCGCCTGCGCGCCCGGCTCTCCCGTTCGCAGAACGCCCTCGGCAAGGGGCTGCTCACGCTGCTGTCGCGCGAGCACCTCGACGAGGACACCTGGGAGGAGATCGAGGACACCCTGCTCACCGCCGACGTCGGCGTGCAGCCCACCCAGGAACTGGTCGAGCGGCTGCGCGAGCGCGTGCGGGTGCTCGGCACCCGCACCCCGGAGGAACTGCGCGCCCTGCTGCGCGACGAACTCCTCAAGCTGGTCGGCACGGACTTCGACCGCACGGTGAAGACCGAGCCCGCGGACCGCAAGCCGGGCATCGTGATGGTCGTCGGGGTCAACGGCACCGGCAAGACCACCACCACCGGCAAGCTCGCGCGCGTGCTCGTCGCCGACGGGCGCACCGTGGTGCTGGGCGCGGCCGACACCTTCCGCGCCGCCGCCGCCGACCAGCTCCAGACCTGGGGCGAGCGCGTCGGCGCCCACACCGTGCGCGGGCCCGAGGCCGGCGACCCCGCCTCCGTCGCGTTCGACGCGGTGAAGGAGGGCAAGGAGATGGGGGTCGACGTCGTCCTCATCGACACCGCCGGCCGGCTGCACACCAAGACCGGCCTCATGGACGAGCTCGGCAAGGTCAAGCGGGTCGTCGAGAAGCACGCCCCGCTGGACGAGGTGCTGCTCGTCCTCGACGCCACCACCGGGCAGAACGGACTCGTCCAGGCCCGGGTCTTCGCCGAGGTCGTGGACATCACCGGCATCGTGCTGACCAAGCTGGACGGCACGGCCAAGGGCGGCATCGTGGTCGCGGTCCAGCGCGAGCTGGGCGTCCCGGTCAAGCTGGTGGGGCTCGGCGAGGGCGCGGACGACCTGGCGCCCTTCGAGCCGGAGGCGTTCGTCGACGCCCTCATCGGCGACTGA
- a CDS encoding bifunctional DNA primase/polymerase produces the protein MGFTIGGIREIRSGARRRGRASECTAVAEFTGLWGWDAVPGARASAGVCSCGRPDCRAPGAHPLEFAPRVPAGATLDDVTRTWSEFPGAAIMLPVGRAFDVIDVAEAAGRRALVRLERMGLPLGPVVAAPQGRTQFFVAPGAAAELPGLLYRMGWDDPTALDLRGLGPGTHVTAPPSDRGGLGPARWLRPPALDSATRPPEARLLLGTLAYLAHRARA, from the coding sequence ATGGGCTTCACGATCGGCGGCATTCGCGAGATCCGATCCGGGGCGCGCAGGCGGGGCCGCGCGTCCGAGTGCACCGCCGTCGCCGAGTTCACCGGGCTGTGGGGCTGGGACGCGGTGCCGGGCGCGCGGGCCTCGGCGGGCGTCTGCTCGTGCGGCCGCCCCGACTGCCGCGCACCGGGCGCGCACCCTCTGGAGTTCGCCCCGCGGGTTCCCGCCGGGGCCACCCTCGACGACGTGACGAGGACCTGGTCGGAGTTCCCGGGCGCGGCGATCATGCTGCCCGTCGGGCGCGCGTTCGACGTGATCGACGTCGCCGAGGCGGCCGGGCGGCGCGCCCTGGTCCGCCTGGAACGCATGGGGCTGCCGCTCGGTCCGGTCGTCGCCGCCCCGCAGGGCCGCACCCAGTTCTTCGTCGCGCCGGGCGCCGCCGCCGAACTGCCCGGTCTGCTCTACCGCATGGGCTGGGACGATCCCACCGCCCTCGACCTGCGCGGTCTCGGCCCCGGCACGCACGTCACGGCCCCGCCCTCCGACCGCGGCGGCCTCGGCCCGGCGCGCTGGCTGCGCCCGCCCGCGCTGGACTCGGCCACCCGCCCGCCGGAGGCGCGGCTGCTGCTGGGCACCCTGGCCTACCTGGCCCACCGCGCCCGCGCCTGA
- the nsdA gene encoding transcriptional repressor NsdA has product MSGNGGSGTNAAGADKRPNELLTSWFVRSGWSKGELARQVNRRARQLGANHISTDTSRVRRWLDGENPREPIPRILSELFSERFGCVVSVEDLGLRAARQAPSATGVDLPWTAPQTVAQLSEFSRSDLMLARRGFLGTSLALCAGPSLIEPMQRWLVPSPPAPLPEPDSMPTSRARGRLSRPELELLESTTVMFRQWDAQCGGGLRRKAVVGQLHEVTDLLQEPQPEATAKKLFKVAAELAELAGWMSYDVGLHPTAQKYFVLALHAAKEAGDRPLGSYVLSSMSRQMIHLGRPEDALELIHLAQYGSRDCAGPRTQSMLYAMEARAYANMGQPGRCKRAVRMAEDTFTEAGEWDEPDPDWIRFFSEAELYGENSHSFRDLAYVAGRSPAYASLAEPLMHRAVELFAGDRDHQRSYVLNLIGMATVHLLQREPEQSAALATQAMREAKKVRSERVNTRIRKTVDSAVRDFGELSEVVDLTERLTIELPETAEAV; this is encoded by the coding sequence GTGAGCGGCAACGGCGGAAGCGGAACCAACGCTGCGGGCGCGGACAAGCGCCCGAACGAGCTGCTCACTTCGTGGTTCGTGCGCAGCGGCTGGTCGAAGGGCGAACTGGCCCGCCAAGTCAACCGCCGGGCCCGCCAGTTGGGTGCCAACCACATCTCCACGGACACCTCGCGGGTGCGCCGCTGGCTGGACGGCGAGAACCCCCGCGAGCCCATCCCCAGGATCCTCTCCGAGCTGTTCTCCGAGCGGTTCGGCTGCGTCGTCTCCGTCGAGGACCTCGGTCTGCGCGCCGCGCGCCAGGCGCCCTCCGCGACCGGCGTCGACCTGCCCTGGACGGCCCCGCAGACGGTCGCCCAGCTCAGCGAGTTCTCACGCAGCGACCTGATGCTGGCCCGGCGCGGCTTCCTCGGCACCTCGCTCGCCCTGTGCGCGGGACCGTCCCTCATCGAGCCGATGCAGCGCTGGCTGGTCCCCTCGCCGCCCGCCCCGCTCCCGGAACCGGACTCGATGCCGACCAGCCGGGCCCGCGGCCGGCTCTCCCGGCCCGAACTGGAGCTGCTGGAGTCCACCACCGTGATGTTCCGGCAGTGGGACGCCCAGTGCGGAGGCGGGCTGCGCCGCAAGGCGGTCGTCGGTCAGCTCCACGAGGTGACCGACCTGCTCCAGGAACCGCAGCCCGAGGCCACCGCGAAGAAGCTCTTCAAGGTCGCCGCCGAACTGGCGGAGCTGGCCGGGTGGATGTCGTACGACGTGGGCCTGCACCCGACCGCGCAGAAGTACTTCGTCCTCGCGCTGCACGCCGCCAAGGAGGCGGGCGACCGGCCGCTCGGCAGCTACGTGCTGTCCAGCATGAGCCGCCAGATGATCCACCTCGGCCGCCCCGAGGACGCGCTGGAACTCATCCACCTCGCCCAGTACGGCAGCCGGGACTGCGCCGGCCCGCGCACCCAGTCCATGCTGTATGCGATGGAGGCCCGCGCCTACGCCAACATGGGGCAGCCCGGCCGCTGCAAGCGGGCCGTGCGGATGGCCGAGGACACCTTCACCGAGGCCGGCGAGTGGGACGAGCCGGACCCGGACTGGATCCGCTTCTTCTCCGAGGCCGAGCTGTACGGCGAGAACAGCCACTCCTTCCGCGACCTCGCCTACGTCGCCGGACGCAGCCCCGCGTACGCCTCGCTCGCCGAGCCCCTGATGCACAGGGCCGTCGAGCTGTTCGCGGGCGACCGCGACCACCAGCGGTCGTACGTGCTCAACCTGATCGGCATGGCCACCGTCCATCTGCTCCAGCGTGAGCCCGAACAGAGCGCCGCCCTCGCCACCCAGGCCATGAGAGAGGCGAAGAAGGTGCGCTCCGAACGGGTCAACACGCGCATCCGCAAGACCGTCGACAGCGCTGTACGCGATTTCGGGGAGCTGTCCGAGGTCGTGGACCTCACCGAACGGCTCACCATCGAACTCCCGGAGACGGCCGAGGCGGTCTGA
- a CDS encoding ammonium transporter: MAAAITLAAEAPKLSSANTGFMLICSALVLIMTPGLAFFYGGMVRVKSTLNMLMMSFISMGIVTILWVLYGFSLAFGTDSGSLIGWNSHWVGLSDIGLTQLWDGYTIPVFVFMVFQMMFAIITPALISGALADRVKFSAWALFVALWATVVYFPVAHWVWGAGGWAFELGVIDFAGGTAVHINAGAAALGVILVIGKRVGFKKDPMRPHSLPLVMLGAGLLWFGWFGFNAGSWLGNDDGVGALMFVNTQVATAAAMLAWLVYEKIRHGAFTTLGAASGAVAGLVAITPSGGAVSPLGAIAVGAIAGLLCAMAVGLKYKFGYDDSLDVVGVHMVGGIAGSLLIGFFATGKGQSTATGVFYGDHSFDQLWKQCAGVFAVLAYSLVVSAVLAFLLDKTIGMRVSEDDEIAGIDQAEHAETAYDFSGAGGGAARTTALPTAVAGANKKVDA; the protein is encoded by the coding sequence ATGGCAGCAGCCATCACGCTTGCCGCGGAGGCACCCAAGCTGTCCTCCGCGAACACAGGCTTCATGCTCATCTGTTCCGCCCTGGTGCTGATCATGACCCCGGGCCTCGCCTTCTTCTACGGCGGCATGGTCCGCGTCAAGAGCACGCTCAACATGCTGATGATGAGCTTCATCAGCATGGGGATCGTCACCATCCTGTGGGTGCTGTACGGCTTCTCGCTCGCCTTCGGAACCGACTCCGGCAGCCTCATCGGCTGGAACTCCCACTGGGTCGGCCTCAGCGACATCGGCCTGACGCAGCTCTGGGACGGCTACACCATCCCGGTCTTCGTCTTCATGGTCTTCCAGATGATGTTCGCCATCATCACGCCCGCCCTGATCAGCGGTGCGCTCGCCGACCGGGTGAAGTTCTCCGCCTGGGCGCTCTTCGTCGCCCTGTGGGCCACCGTCGTCTACTTCCCGGTCGCGCACTGGGTCTGGGGCGCCGGCGGCTGGGCCTTCGAGCTGGGCGTCATCGACTTCGCCGGCGGCACGGCGGTCCACATCAACGCCGGCGCCGCGGCCCTCGGCGTGATCCTCGTCATCGGCAAGCGCGTCGGGTTCAAGAAGGACCCGATGCGCCCGCACAGCCTGCCGCTGGTCATGCTCGGCGCCGGTCTGCTGTGGTTCGGCTGGTTCGGCTTCAACGCCGGCTCGTGGCTCGGCAACGACGACGGCGTCGGCGCGCTGATGTTCGTCAACACGCAGGTCGCCACCGCCGCCGCCATGCTGGCCTGGCTCGTCTACGAGAAGATCCGCCACGGCGCGTTCACCACGCTGGGCGCCGCCTCCGGCGCGGTCGCCGGCCTGGTCGCCATCACCCCCTCGGGCGGCGCCGTCTCCCCGCTCGGTGCGATCGCCGTCGGCGCCATCGCCGGTCTGCTGTGCGCCATGGCCGTCGGCCTGAAGTACAAGTTCGGCTACGACGACTCCCTCGACGTCGTCGGCGTCCACATGGTCGGCGGCATCGCCGGATCCCTGCTGATCGGCTTCTTCGCCACCGGCAAGGGCCAGTCCACCGCGACCGGCGTCTTCTACGGCGACCACTCCTTCGACCAGCTGTGGAAGCAGTGCGCCGGCGTCTTCGCGGTGCTCGCCTACTCGCTGGTGGTCTCCGCGGTCCTCGCCTTCCTCCTCGACAAGACCATCGGCATGCGGGTCTCCGAGGACGACGAGATCGCCGGCATCGACCAGGCGGAGCACGCCGAGACCGCATACGACTTCAGCGGGGCCGGCGGTGGCGCCGCCCGCACGACCGCCCTGCCGACAGCGGTCGCCGGCGCGAACAAGAAGGTGGACGCATGA